Proteins encoded within one genomic window of Polaribacter sp. NJDZ03:
- a CDS encoding TonB-dependent receptor, whose protein sequence is MKLNFLLKNKILAYSLLSLFAILFCSFDASAQRTTINGTVTDSADNTPLPGVSVVVKGTKRGVSTDFDGNFTIKAKIGETLVFAYLGMQNKEVEITKTQLNISLDSDTESLEEIVVVGYGTVKKKELTGAVNRVVTGDIDKFVTPDVASALQGQVAGVNVTASSGEPGEAANIQIRGVTSLIGSNTPLFVVNGIPQIGDPGLSPNEIESIDILKDAASTAIYGARGAAGVILITTKQGKAGQMNVGFNYTFGLQTVGDEATPLMNTEGQLFYEVNRNAYTAISFDHIVARYPEWINNDNKFDDYVLNRYAEVKNYDFSVSGGAEKFTYNVVGSLFDQDGSIVNSNFKRYNGRASTTYNTDNWKIDGSLSFTIEKRRRSSAGLIVQAGRYKPYYPAIDPDEESVDGSAIGGVRTPSVALNQALRQLDNSNRDRINASLSVNRKLSESLDFITRVGVSVTNDIRNIFKPSFSLYDLENDEVITDDTRSGVIAIASRTNKFSWDASLNYKKKFGNHSIGATVALALEEDNHQSFDASIQGVSNNNLLVLDGGTINQLVNSGYNPDISGTTDNYNKKTVGTIGRLQYNYKGKYLVSALARYDGSSRFGSEYRWGTFPSISAAWNVSDEDFWEPIKATVNSLKVRLSHGTVGNDSFADYEYASTIAPFGDYVFDEGDSGEEFGTSIISYANADVKWETSVSNNVGVDLSFLRNKITVTADYYNTKKRDMLFPVTLPGSAGAYYDNILVLNIGDMENKGFEFATNYRGKVGESNLRLGATFTTNSNKITKMQDGVTIVPNNGVRLVNETTESTVSFIAVGREAGSFFLYETNGVVQTDEQLAAYRSLEGREDAEKGDLIYVDTNNDGKINNSDRVYKGSGLPDFEYGLNLNWNYKSFDLSMNWYGTVGAEVLNGNKAASYNYERHQDLKNMWTPNNPTSQIPIFRGDASDHYNYSGLTDYWLENGDYLRLKQISLGYTLSEEVTSKIGLDKFRFYLTAQNALTFTKYSGYDPEVGSNNVARRGIDNSRYPLAAIYSFGLNINF, encoded by the coding sequence ATGAAATTAAACTTTTTATTAAAAAACAAAATATTAGCATATAGCCTACTAAGCTTATTTGCTATATTGTTCTGTAGTTTTGATGCCAGTGCACAAAGAACTACAATAAATGGTACTGTAACAGATAGTGCAGATAATACTCCTTTACCGGGAGTTTCTGTGGTCGTTAAAGGTACAAAGAGAGGTGTAAGTACAGATTTTGATGGTAATTTTACTATTAAAGCTAAAATAGGAGAAACTTTAGTGTTTGCTTATTTAGGCATGCAGAATAAAGAGGTAGAAATTACAAAAACACAATTAAATATTTCTTTAGATTCAGATACAGAATCTTTAGAAGAAATTGTGGTGGTTGGTTACGGAACTGTTAAGAAAAAAGAATTAACGGGAGCTGTAAATAGAGTGGTTACTGGAGATATAGATAAGTTTGTAACACCAGATGTTGCCTCTGCATTACAAGGGCAAGTTGCAGGTGTAAATGTTACAGCTAGTTCAGGAGAACCAGGTGAAGCAGCAAATATTCAAATTAGAGGGGTAACTTCATTAATTGGTTCAAATACACCATTATTTGTTGTAAATGGTATTCCTCAAATTGGTGATCCAGGATTAAGTCCTAATGAAATTGAAAGTATCGATATTTTAAAAGATGCTGCATCTACAGCTATATATGGTGCAAGAGGAGCTGCGGGGGTTATTTTAATAACTACCAAACAAGGAAAAGCAGGGCAAATGAATGTTGGTTTTAATTATACTTTTGGTTTACAGACTGTTGGAGATGAGGCAACCCCTTTAATGAATACAGAAGGACAATTGTTTTATGAAGTAAATAGAAATGCATATACTGCCATTAGTTTTGATCATATTGTTGCGCGTTACCCAGAATGGATTAATAATGATAATAAATTTGATGACTATGTATTAAATAGATATGCAGAGGTTAAAAATTATGATTTTAGTGTTTCTGGTGGTGCAGAAAAATTTACATATAATGTTGTAGGTAGTTTATTTGATCAAGATGGTTCTATTGTAAATTCAAACTTTAAAAGATACAACGGTAGAGCAAGTACAACGTATAATACAGATAATTGGAAAATAGATGGAAGTTTATCTTTTACCATCGAAAAAAGGAGAAGGTCTAGTGCAGGTCTAATTGTGCAAGCAGGTAGATATAAACCATATTACCCAGCAATAGATCCTGATGAAGAATCTGTAGATGGTAGCGCAATTGGTGGTGTTAGAACTCCTTCTGTAGCCTTAAATCAGGCGCTTAGACAATTAGATAATAGTAATAGAGATCGTATCAATGCAAGTTTAAGTGTAAATAGAAAATTATCAGAATCGTTAGACTTTATTACACGAGTAGGGGTTTCTGTTACGAATGATATCAGAAATATTTTTAAACCAAGTTTTTCTTTATATGATTTAGAAAATGATGAAGTAATAACTGATGACACAAGAAGTGGAGTCATTGCCATTGCTTCTAGAACGAATAAGTTTAGTTGGGATGCCAGCTTAAATTATAAAAAGAAATTTGGTAATCATAGTATTGGAGCTACAGTAGCATTGGCTTTAGAGGAAGATAATCATCAATCCTTTGACGCTTCTATTCAGGGAGTTTCTAATAATAATTTATTGGTGTTAGATGGCGGTACTATAAACCAATTAGTAAACAGTGGTTATAATCCAGATATTTCTGGAACTACTGATAATTACAATAAAAAAACGGTAGGTACTATTGGAAGGTTGCAGTATAATTATAAAGGAAAGTATTTAGTTTCTGCATTGGCAAGATACGATGGTTCTTCTAGGTTTGGATCTGAATATAGATGGGGTACTTTCCCTTCTATTTCTGCAGCATGGAATGTTTCTGATGAAGATTTTTGGGAACCAATAAAAGCTACAGTTAATAGTCTTAAAGTAAGGTTAAGTCATGGTACTGTTGGTAACGATAGTTTTGCAGATTATGAATATGCGAGTACAATTGCTCCTTTTGGAGATTATGTTTTTGATGAAGGAGATAGTGGAGAAGAATTTGGAACATCAATTATATCTTATGCAAATGCAGATGTAAAATGGGAAACTTCTGTATCTAATAACGTTGGTGTAGATCTTTCTTTTTTAAGAAATAAAATTACAGTTACTGCAGATTACTACAATACTAAAAAAAGAGACATGTTATTCCCTGTAACATTACCTGGTTCTGCAGGTGCATATTATGATAATATTTTAGTTTTAAATATTGGAGATATGGAAAACAAAGGGTTTGAATTTGCTACAAACTATAGAGGAAAAGTTGGTGAAAGTAATTTAAGATTGGGAGCTACTTTTACAACCAATAGCAACAAGATTACAAAAATGCAAGATGGCGTTACTATTGTGCCTAATAATGGTGTAAGATTGGTAAATGAAACAACCGAATCTACAGTGTCATTTATTGCAGTTGGTCGTGAGGCTGGTTCTTTCTTTTTATATGAAACCAACGGTGTGGTACAAACGGATGAACAGCTTGCAGCATATAGATCTTTAGAAGGAAGAGAAGATGCAGAAAAAGGAGACTTAATTTATGTTGATACTAACAATGATGGGAAAATAAACAATTCTGATAGGGTTTATAAAGGTAGTGGATTGCCAGATTTTGAATATGGTCTTAATTTAAACTGGAATTATAAAAGTTTCGATTTATCTATGAATTGGTATGGTACCGTTGGTGCAGAAGTATTAAATGGTAATAAAGCAGCTTCTTATAATTATGAGCGTCATCAAGATTTAAAGAATATGTGGACACCAAACAACCCAACTTCTCAAATACCAATCTTTAGAGGTGATGCTTCTGATCATTATAATTATTCTGGACTTACAGATTACTGGTTAGAAAATGGAGATTATTTAAGGTTGAAGCAAATCTCATTAGGGTATACGCTATCTGAAGAGGTTACTTCTAAAATTGGTCTAGATAAATTTAGATTTTATCTTACAGCACAAAATGCACTTACGTTTACAAAATATTCTGGTTATGACCCAGAAGTTGGCTCTAACAATGTTGCCAGAAGAGGTATAGATAACTCAAGATATCCGCTTGCAGCAATATATAGTTTCGGTTTAAATATTAATTTTTAA
- a CDS encoding RagB/SusD family nutrient uptake outer membrane protein, whose protein sequence is MKTYIAKTISLTVMFLTLFSCDSYLEEVNPNEISADIYWSTLEESETNLISVYGAMLNEYIVNARVESWRSDEGYPGGRFNDRSPADGQDVSLFAKNWYEQKINEDTNEVQLRWNALYQVIFRANQVIEGLNGMTDDLKSQEKWTLQMGQARFFRGLAHFYLHSVFKQGKIIIRDVNPVKPADFAKAASESAEVIAFFRKDLEYAYTNLPGQMLPKTKVDAGAAGTILGMSYLYEGDYAVAKDYFDDIINNKKKDYGYALVQDASILFTKAGDFNSESIFEINYSMHKAEDNSFNEDDFITRSARYSAPRSGGGSSNLETFTAAAWLIHAYASDEMDPTDPRNTVTDRAGVVRLRKVSLRNSAMLAVVNDEDTEYYQSPSAAILQNFKTSGKYGYFKKYTNHDITNDENTLGVNSWQSGKNVVLNRLSGVYLMMAECLNETGDIAGALSYTNAVRKRWGLLALEGAAYDSQEEVRTRLQLFEYPMELCVEGFSTRNIDLRRWGIAKERYTALSERNFYATDYEYLNEEATGTGTRTASLVREGVSTVETDFQIVPEFLAAAEFYTDGYLPYPASETINNPKISN, encoded by the coding sequence ATGAAAACATATATAGCTAAAACAATTTCTTTAACGGTAATGTTTTTAACATTATTTTCATGTGATTCTTATTTAGAAGAAGTGAATCCGAATGAAATATCTGCAGACATTTATTGGTCTACTTTAGAAGAATCTGAAACTAATTTAATTTCGGTGTATGGTGCCATGTTAAATGAGTATATCGTAAATGCACGTGTAGAATCCTGGAGATCAGATGAAGGATATCCTGGTGGTCGTTTTAATGACAGGTCTCCAGCAGATGGTCAAGATGTATCTCTTTTTGCTAAGAATTGGTACGAACAAAAAATAAATGAAGATACAAATGAAGTGCAATTAAGATGGAACGCTTTGTATCAAGTTATTTTTAGAGCAAATCAAGTAATAGAAGGTTTAAATGGGATGACTGATGATTTAAAAAGTCAAGAAAAATGGACTTTACAAATGGGACAAGCACGTTTTTTTAGAGGCTTAGCACATTTCTATTTGCATTCAGTTTTTAAACAAGGAAAAATTATTATTAGAGATGTAAATCCGGTAAAACCTGCCGATTTTGCAAAAGCAGCATCAGAATCTGCAGAAGTAATCGCTTTTTTTAGAAAAGATTTAGAATATGCTTATACCAATTTACCTGGACAAATGTTGCCAAAAACAAAAGTAGATGCAGGTGCAGCCGGTACTATTTTAGGAATGAGTTATTTGTATGAAGGAGATTATGCCGTAGCCAAAGATTATTTTGATGATATTATTAATAATAAAAAGAAAGATTACGGATACGCTTTAGTACAAGATGCAAGTATCCTATTTACAAAAGCAGGTGATTTTAACTCAGAATCTATTTTTGAAATTAATTATAGTATGCATAAAGCAGAAGATAATTCTTTTAATGAAGACGATTTTATAACAAGAAGTGCAAGATATTCAGCGCCAAGAAGTGGTGGTGGGTCAAGTAATTTAGAAACTTTTACAGCTGCAGCATGGTTAATTCATGCTTATGCTAGTGATGAAATGGATCCTACTGATCCAAGAAATACGGTAACAGATAGAGCAGGTGTTGTAAGGCTAAGAAAAGTTTCTTTAAGAAATTCTGCTATGCTTGCTGTTGTAAATGATGAAGATACAGAGTATTATCAATCACCATCTGCTGCTATTTTACAAAATTTTAAGACCTCAGGTAAATATGGTTATTTTAAAAAGTACACCAATCATGATATTACTAATGATGAAAATACATTAGGTGTTAATAGTTGGCAATCTGGTAAAAATGTTGTTTTAAACCGTTTGTCTGGTGTTTATTTAATGATGGCAGAATGTTTAAATGAAACGGGAGATATTGCTGGTGCTTTGTCATATACCAATGCAGTACGTAAACGTTGGGGACTTTTAGCCTTAGAAGGTGCAGCGTATGATTCACAAGAAGAAGTAAGAACACGTTTACAATTATTTGAATATCCTATGGAATTATGTGTAGAAGGTTTTTCTACAAGAAATATTGATTTACGTAGATGGGGAATTGCTAAAGAGCGTTACACGGCATTAAGTGAAAGAAATTTTTATGCTACGGATTATGAGTATTTAAACGAAGAAGCTACAGGAACAGGAACAAGAACAGCTAGTTTGGTAAGGGAAGGTGTCAGTACAGTTGAAACCGATTTTCAAATAGTACCAGAATTTTTAGCAGCAGCAGAATTTTATACAGATGGGTATTTACCGTATCCTGCAAGTGAAACCATAAATAATCCAAAAATTTCTAACTAA
- a CDS encoding SwmB domain-containing protein: MKKIGIILMLILSAFGCSENEYDAPYGDFSSFTWIATQNTTTGDYVVALNQFIGLYDVSANAVSHSWSIPEGTSSLSKEFSSDNSIYSDFIEATGPTSLEDQQINVLFNTPGIKEIALKNVFKDSVTESVKQADGTWLVDKIFTVNVYDDLKPVFQVLKGTEVVLSIGEEDMPSIADVASWKTVSIEAGEQLTYVDMTTSGEPDARTWTFKGGDKDKSSADSVDVLYNSLGDFVAGDITSSRKEPKPKGEVIKLIPLKIKVIPSTKPFVLNGGLKEDASEVISFKLTGEIGVLATSEKDNFTVNVANTTAGFNQNIAVQSVAINSEDATQIDITLAAPIYNSDVVTVAYTSGDIQSVDSRVLESFENKKVVMYFEGAMNIPGYTGYEQEWGGSGNQFKKANTEGYFAQHNKNNEGGPLYYWRDDAMSYQGNSSMKFETTASGIPAIARLQGAGFTTLSPVTAGTYIPSVWVYIENSTVMSSIQFSFNADSDATFNFDISATEKGKWVKLTLPEITLGGINSGRFDLNIENTGQDDAIVQKLWLDNFDLLIIEPR; encoded by the coding sequence ATGAAAAAAATAGGAATTATATTAATGTTGATACTGTCAGCATTTGGATGTAGTGAAAATGAATATGATGCACCTTATGGAGATTTCTCTAGTTTTACTTGGATAGCAACACAAAATACTACTACAGGAGATTATGTAGTGGCACTTAATCAGTTTATAGGATTATATGATGTTTCTGCGAATGCGGTAAGCCATAGCTGGAGTATACCAGAGGGTACTAGTTCTTTGTCTAAAGAGTTTTCTTCGGATAATTCAATCTATTCAGATTTTATAGAAGCTACTGGGCCAACAAGTTTAGAAGATCAGCAAATAAATGTGCTGTTTAATACACCAGGAATTAAAGAAATTGCACTTAAAAATGTTTTTAAAGATTCTGTAACTGAGTCTGTAAAACAAGCAGATGGTACTTGGTTGGTTGATAAAATATTTACGGTTAATGTTTATGATGATTTAAAACCAGTATTTCAGGTGCTTAAAGGTACAGAAGTTGTATTAAGTATTGGTGAAGAAGATATGCCAAGTATTGCTGATGTTGCTTCATGGAAAACAGTAAGCATAGAAGCCGGTGAACAACTTACGTATGTAGATATGACTACTTCAGGAGAACCAGACGCTAGAACATGGACATTTAAAGGAGGAGATAAAGATAAAAGCAGTGCAGATTCTGTAGATGTTTTATATAATAGTTTAGGAGATTTTGTTGCTGGAGACATTACTTCTAGCAGAAAAGAACCAAAACCAAAAGGAGAAGTAATAAAATTAATTCCTTTAAAAATTAAAGTAATTCCATCTACAAAACCTTTTGTTCTTAATGGAGGTTTAAAAGAAGATGCATCAGAAGTTATTTCTTTTAAACTTACAGGAGAAATAGGTGTTTTAGCTACATCAGAAAAAGATAATTTTACTGTAAATGTAGCAAATACAACAGCAGGTTTCAATCAAAATATTGCGGTGCAATCAGTTGCAATTAATAGTGAAGATGCAACGCAGATAGATATAACATTAGCAGCACCAATTTATAACAGTGATGTGGTTACTGTTGCTTATACTTCGGGCGATATACAATCTGTAGATTCTAGAGTTTTAGAAAGCTTCGAGAACAAAAAAGTTGTTATGTATTTTGAAGGAGCTATGAATATACCAGGTTATACGGGCTATGAACAAGAATGGGGTGGTTCTGGTAATCAATTTAAAAAAGCAAATACAGAAGGGTATTTTGCACAACATAACAAAAATAATGAAGGTGGCCCATTATATTATTGGAGAGATGATGCTATGTCTTATCAAGGTAATAGTTCTATGAAGTTCGAAACTACAGCTAGCGGAATTCCTGCAATTGCAAGATTACAAGGAGCTGGTTTTACAACTTTAAGCCCTGTAACTGCAGGTACATATATTCCTTCTGTTTGGGTTTATATCGAAAATTCTACTGTTATGAGTTCTATTCAGTTTTCTTTTAATGCAGATTCTGATGCAACTTTTAATTTTGATATTTCAGCAACAGAAAAAGGGAAATGGGTAAAACTTACGTTACCAGAAATAACTTTAGGAGGTATTAATTCTGGTAGATTCGATCTTAATATCGAAAATACAGGTCAAGATGATGCTATCGTTCAAAAACTATGGTTAGATAATTTTGATTTATTAATTATCGAACCTAGATAA
- a CDS encoding arylsulfatase: MRIVKLNFLLVFTFVFAIGCKNQPEKKEVKKTEQKPNIVVIYLDDLGYGDISAYGATELQTPNIDALASGGIKFTNGYASSATCTPSRYALLTGVYPWRNKDAKILPGTAPLLITTEQQTLPKMLKKQGYQTAIVGKWHLGLGTGIVNWNERVSPGPNEVGFESSYIMAATQDRVPTVYIKDGNVVGLDKNDPIEISYKENFEGEPTAISNPEMTTMKWHHGHNNSIVNGIPRIGFMKGGDAAKWTDTDMADHFLTKAQNYVKTHKDKPFFLYYAMQQPHVPRTPHPRFVGKSGMGPRGDVILEADWVIGEFMNTLKEEGILENTLVVFSSDNGPVLNDGYYDDAVEKLGKHDPKGGFRGGKYSIFEAGTRVPFITYWKGKIQPAVSDAIVCQMDLLASLANLTGTAEMTTDSKDILNTLLGKSDTGRDNLVIEATGKTALRRGDWVYIPDYKGKNFREKVGIEVGNFPYEQLYNVKEDKGQQNNLAESNPEKLAEMKAVFVKLRGVDFTNGVKEVQFR; encoded by the coding sequence ATGAGAATCGTTAAATTAAATTTTTTATTAGTTTTTACTTTCGTTTTTGCAATTGGGTGTAAAAATCAACCAGAGAAAAAAGAAGTAAAAAAGACTGAACAGAAACCAAATATTGTAGTTATCTATTTAGATGATTTAGGCTATGGAGATATTAGTGCCTACGGAGCTACAGAACTACAAACGCCAAATATAGATGCATTAGCGTCTGGCGGAATTAAATTTACAAATGGGTATGCTTCTTCGGCAACGTGTACACCAAGTAGGTATGCTTTATTAACAGGTGTGTATCCTTGGCGAAATAAAGATGCTAAAATTTTACCAGGAACAGCGCCTTTGTTAATTACTACAGAGCAACAAACCTTACCAAAAATGTTGAAGAAACAAGGGTACCAAACAGCAATTGTTGGTAAATGGCACTTAGGTTTAGGAACCGGAATTGTAAATTGGAACGAAAGAGTTTCTCCAGGTCCAAATGAAGTTGGTTTTGAAAGTTCATATATTATGGCTGCTACGCAGGATAGAGTTCCTACCGTATACATAAAAGATGGAAATGTTGTTGGTTTAGATAAAAATGATCCTATTGAAATAAGTTATAAAGAGAATTTTGAAGGAGAACCAACGGCAATTTCTAATCCAGAAATGACAACGATGAAATGGCATCATGGTCATAACAATAGTATTGTAAACGGAATTCCAAGAATAGGGTTTATGAAAGGTGGTGATGCTGCAAAATGGACAGATACAGACATGGCAGATCATTTTTTAACAAAGGCACAGAATTATGTTAAAACACATAAAGACAAACCTTTCTTTTTATATTATGCAATGCAACAGCCACATGTGCCAAGAACGCCACATCCAAGGTTTGTAGGTAAATCTGGAATGGGACCAAGAGGAGATGTAATTCTAGAAGCAGATTGGGTGATTGGAGAATTTATGAATACTTTAAAAGAAGAAGGAATTTTAGAAAATACATTAGTTGTTTTTTCTAGTGATAATGGCCCTGTTTTAAATGATGGTTATTATGATGATGCCGTAGAAAAATTAGGGAAACACGATCCTAAAGGAGGATTTAGAGGTGGTAAATACAGTATTTTTGAAGCAGGTACAAGAGTTCCTTTTATTACGTATTGGAAAGGGAAAATACAACCTGCAGTTTCAGATGCTATTGTTTGTCAGATGGATTTATTAGCTTCTCTTGCAAACTTAACAGGTACTGCAGAAATGACTACAGATAGTAAAGATATATTAAACACCTTGTTAGGTAAAAGTGATACAGGAAGAGATAACTTAGTAATTGAAGCTACAGGAAAAACAGCTTTAAGACGTGGAGATTGGGTATATATACCAGATTATAAAGGAAAAAACTTTAGAGAAAAAGTAGGTATCGAAGTTGGTAACTTTCCTTATGAGCAGCTTTATAATGTAAAAGAAGACAAAGGACAACAAAATAATTTAGCTGAATCTAATCCAGAAAAATTAGCAGAAATGAAAGCTGTTTTTGTGAAGTTAAGAGGTGTCGATTTTACAAATGGAGTTAAAGAAGTACAATTTAGATAA
- a CDS encoding arylsulfatase has translation MKIKLILWGAFVFTIAISCAQEKESKKVLVKQKQPNIIYILADDMGIGDLGSYGQTKIHTPNLDLLATRGMKFTQHYSGSAVCAPSRSTLMTGQHTGHTPIRGNRQLVEDEEGQVPLPKNSVTIAEILKEAGYVTGMFGKWGLGFGEGDPNNQGFDEFYGYNDQKLAHRYYPPYLNHNQKIDSLEGNDWTHKVTYSPDKIRDHRLQFLEDNKDKPFFAYIPLVLPHVELISPNDSIFKMYDGKFKETPYTADNKYTSDYGPNIVTYEYSPCDKPKATYASMVTRIDAYVGEIIAKIEELGLTNNTIIMFASDNGPSPEGGTNPDFFDSNSKFRGYKRDLYEGGIRAPFIAVWPTKIAAGSVTDHVSTFWDVLPTITEITNTKNPKEIDGISFLPTLLNKKNQEEHAHLYWEFNIRGGRKAIRKGNWKGVWNKMNLKGDKKGAFELYDLSKDVSETTNIASLHPKIVVELKGLMLSSRTTSEFFPFN, from the coding sequence ATGAAGATTAAATTAATTTTATGGGGTGCCTTTGTTTTTACAATTGCAATTTCTTGTGCACAAGAAAAAGAGAGTAAGAAAGTTTTGGTAAAACAGAAGCAACCAAATATCATTTATATTTTGGCAGATGATATGGGTATTGGAGATTTAGGATCTTATGGTCAAACAAAAATTCATACACCAAACCTAGACCTTTTAGCGACGCGAGGAATGAAATTTACCCAGCACTATAGTGGTTCTGCAGTTTGTGCACCTTCTCGTTCAACTTTAATGACAGGTCAACATACAGGACATACGCCAATTAGAGGAAATAGACAGTTGGTAGAAGACGAAGAAGGTCAAGTTCCCTTGCCAAAAAACTCGGTAACCATTGCAGAAATTTTAAAAGAAGCAGGGTATGTAACTGGTATGTTTGGTAAATGGGGATTAGGTTTTGGAGAAGGAGATCCAAACAATCAAGGTTTTGATGAGTTTTATGGTTATAATGATCAAAAGTTAGCGCATCGTTATTATCCTCCTTATTTAAATCACAATCAAAAAATAGATTCTTTAGAGGGGAATGATTGGACACATAAAGTTACGTATTCTCCAGATAAAATTAGAGACCACAGACTTCAGTTTTTAGAAGATAATAAAGACAAACCGTTTTTTGCATATATTCCTTTAGTACTGCCACATGTAGAACTTATTTCTCCAAACGATTCTATTTTTAAAATGTATGATGGTAAATTTAAAGAAACACCTTATACCGCAGACAATAAATATACTTCAGATTATGGTCCAAATATTGTTACTTATGAATATTCACCTTGTGATAAACCAAAAGCAACCTATGCTTCTATGGTAACAAGAATAGATGCCTATGTTGGTGAAATTATAGCAAAAATAGAAGAATTAGGGCTTACAAATAACACTATTATAATGTTTGCTAGTGATAATGGTCCATCTCCTGAAGGAGGAACGAATCCCGATTTTTTTGACAGTAATAGTAAGTTTAGAGGTTACAAAAGAGATTTATATGAAGGCGGAATTAGAGCACCATTTATAGCTGTTTGGCCAACTAAAATTGCTGCAGGAAGTGTAACAGACCACGTTTCTACTTTTTGGGATGTTTTACCTACAATTACAGAAATTACGAATACTAAAAACCCGAAAGAAATTGATGGTATTTCTTTTTTGCCAACGTTATTAAATAAAAAGAATCAAGAAGAACATGCGCATTTATATTGGGAGTTTAATATAAGAGGCGGTAGAAAAGCAATTAGAAAAGGAAATTGGAAAGGTGTTTGGAATAAGATGAATTTAAAAGGCGATAAAAAAGGTGCTTTTGAATTATATGATTTATCTAAAGATGTTTCTGAAACTACAAATATTGCAAGTTTACACCCAAAAATTGTTGTAGAGTTAAAAGGATTAATGTTAAGTTCAAGAACTACATCAGAATTTTTTCCTTTTAATTAA